The following DNA comes from Microbacterium foliorum.
AGCGCATCCGTCAGCAGGGCCACGAGAAGCTCGCGACCTACGGCATCGGCGCCGATCTGTCGGATCAGGACTGGCGCAGCGTCGTCCGCCAGCTGCTCGCGCGAGGGATCATCGTCGCACAGGGCGACTACGGCACGCTCGCCCCCGGCGAGCAGTCGGTCGGTGTGCTGAAGGGCGAGACACCCGTTCCGCTGCGCAAAGACACGATCGGCCGACCCGCGTCCAGTCCACGGGCGCGCAAGGCGAGTGCGGCGGATGCTCTCGACGCCGGCGACCGTCCGCTGTTCGAGGCGCTGCGTGCGTGGCGCGCCGAGACCGCGCGCGAGCAGGGGGTTCCCGCCTACATCGTCTTCGGCGATGCCACGCTGCGCGCGCTCGCCGAGCACAGGCCGGCCTCGCTGGCCGACCTCGACGGCATCACCGGCATCGGCGCCAAGAAGCGTGACGCCTACGGCGAGGGCGTGCTCGCGGTGATCGCCGCGGCCTGACCCGCGGCGCATCCCGCGGCGCATCCCGCGGCGCATCCCTCGACTCGTCGCTCAGCGCAGGGGAAGCACATCATCGAGGTGTGCCGTCAGGTGCGCGGCGATGTCGACCGCGTCGCGGTCGTACAGCCATTGGTACTGCAGGGCTACGCGGTCTACAACCCGCTGCAGACCGCCCGATTCGGCACGTGGCCGGTGCTGAGCGACCTCGTCACGACGTGGGGGCCGATGGTCGTCGCCGCGACCTGGGGATCGATCATCCTGCAGGTGGCGTTCCCGCTCATGCTGCTCACGCGGCCGACGCGTCTCATCGGTCTCCTCGGCATCCTCTCCTTCCACATCGGCATCGGCGTGCTGATGGGGCTGCCCTGGTTCTCGCTCACGATGATCGCGATCGACTCGATCTTCATCCGCGATCGGACCTGGGCGCGTCTGAGCTCCGGCACGAGACGGCGTTGGGATCAGGCGCAGACCGCCCCGCCCCGCCCCGCAGGCGTGGAGGTCTGAGGTCGCGCTCTCGCGCGGACTGTGGTCTGACGACAATCCGTCGGAGAGTTGTACCCGCAGGTAGTTGGAGGATGCATACACAGCAGTTCACTCCTGGTTGTGGCAGACCTACCATGGACGTATCCCCACTTCCCTCTGAGAGGAACGCTCATGGTCGACGCCGCCGTCCGTCCGAAGACGACTCGCCCCCACGCCGATAACGCAGACGCGAACCTGCAGTTCGATGTCGCCCGCGTCACCGACCTGCTGATGGGCACCTGGGCAGACACCCGCCGTGAAGCGCGCGAGCTGATCAAGGACTCGGCTTTCTGGCGTGACGACGAGCTCGGCAAAGACGAGCACCGCGAGCGTGTGCTCAGCCAGCTGCACCTGCTCGTCGAGAACAAGGCCGTGCACCGTGCGTTCCCGAAGTCGCTGGGCGGCGAAGAGAACAACGGCGGGAACATCGCCGGCTTCGAGGAGCTCGTCGTCGCCGACCCGAGCCTGCAGATCAAGTCGGGCGTGCAGTGGGGCCTGTTCGGTTCCGCGATCCTCCAGCTCGGCACGACGGAGCACCATGAGAAGTGGCTGCCCGGTGTCATGGACCTCTCTATCCCCGGCGCTTTCGCGATGACCGAGATCGGGCACGGCTCCGACGTCGCCGCTGTCGGGACGACCGCGACGTACGACGCGAGCACCCAGGAGTTCGTGATCAACACGCCGTTCCGCGGCGCGACCAAGGAGTACCTCGGCAACGCCGCCCTGCACGGAGTCGCCGCGACGGTGTTCGCGCAGCTGATCACGAACGGCGTCAACCACGGCGTGCACTGCTTCTACGTGCCGCTGCGCGGCGAAGACGGCGTCGACCTGCCGGGCATCGGACGCGAGGACGACGGACTCAAGGGCGGCCTGAACGGCATCGACAACGGCCGTCTGAGCTTCGACCACATCCGCATCCCCCGCACGAACCTGCTCAACAAGTACGGCGACGTCGCTGCCGACGGCACGTACTCGAGCGCGATCGACAGTCCCGGACGTCGCTTCTTCACGATGCTCGGCACGCTGGTGCAGGGCCGCGTCTCGCTCGATGGTGCGGCTTCGTGGGCCTCGGCTCTCGGTCTGAAGATCGCGATCACCTATGCCACGCAGCGCCGTCAGTTCGACGGGGCCGACGGGCAGGAGGTCGTGCTGATGGACTACGGCAAGCACCAGCGCCGCCTGCTGCCTCGGCTGGCCACGACCTATGCGCAGATCTTCGCGCACGACGAGTTCCTGCAGAAGTTCGACGGAGTGTTCTCGGGTCGCACCGACACCCCCGACGACCGCGAGGATCTCGAGACTCTCGCCGCGGCCCTCAAGCCGCTGTCGACCTGGCACGCGCTCGACACGCTGCAGGAGGCGCGCGAGGCCTGCGGCGGTGCCGGCTTCATGTTCGAGAATCGCCTCGTGGGTCTCCGGGCCGACCTCGACATCTACGTCACGTTCGAGGGTGACAACAACGTGCTGCTCCAGCTCGTCGGCAAGCGGCTGCTGACCGACTACGCCCAGCAGTTCACGGGCAAGGATGCCGCGGCTCTCGCCAAGTTCGCCGTCGGGATGACCGCGGGCAAGCTCTTCCACGGAGCGGGCCTGCGTCAGTTCGGCCAGTCGGTCGTCGACCTCGGTCAGGTCTCGCGCTCGGTCGAGAACGGTCTGCGCGAGGAACAGCAGCATCTGCTGCTCGCCGAGCGCGTGCAACAGATGGTCGCCGACATCGCCGGTCGTCTGCGCCCCGCGGGCAAAGACAAGGTGCTCGGCGCGAAGCTGTTCAACGAGAACCAGGCCGAGCTGATCGAGGCGGCCCGTGCGCATGCCGAGCTGCTGCAGTGGGAGGCGTTCACGGATGCCGTCCATCGCGTCGAGGAAGCCGACACGAAGAAGGTGCTCACCTGGCTGCGTGACCTCTTCGGACTGCAGCTCATCGAGAAGCACCTCGCATGGCACCTCATCAACGGGCGTCTCTCGACGCAGCGCGCCGCCGCGGTCTCTCGCTACATCGACCGCCTGTGCGCCCGGCTGCGTCCGTACGCCCTCGACCTGGTCGACGCCTTCGGATACGAGCCCGAGCACGTCCGCGCGCCGATCGCCTCCGGTGCTGAGCGAGAGCGCCAGGACGAGGCCCGCGAGTACTACGCGGCGCTCGCAGCATCCGGCGAGGCACCTGTGCTGGAGAAGACGCTGAAGAAGAACGCGAAGCGCTGACGCAGCGCACTGCCTGAACGCGTGGCCGGGGTTTTAGCCGGACAACGAGAACCGGCCGGGATCGTGAGATCCCGGCCGGTTCTTCGTGTCGGTGTGATGAGGGCGGCTCGTGCCCAGAGACTATGCGCCGGGCTGGGGCGGATAGGGCGCAGCGGGCGGCTGCGGGCCGGCTGCCGGAGGATGCGGATGCGGATGCCGCGTCGGAGGGTGCTGAGCCTGTGCGTACTGCGTCGGTGCGTGCTGCGCTCCCGGATACGGGGAACCCGTCGCGTCGCCGGGGACGGCGGTGCGGGGATCCGTCAGCCGGGATTGCGAGCGTACGCGCAGCAGCACCGCAGTGAAGGTGAGGTACATCAGTCCGGCTGCTGCGCCTCCGCCGTAGAGGAGCAGAGACGGCACGAGCGTGTTCATGCTGCGTGGCAGAGCGACGAGCAGGTTGAAGGCGACACTCGGTGCAGCGATCATCACGACGCTGCCGAAGAGCAGCACGACCGCAGGAAGGACGAGCGCGAAGGGCGACCAGCGGCTCACGGTGATGCCGGCGATCACGAGCAGCGTGCCGACGATCGTCGCGGAGGCCGCGTCGGGTCGCAGATCGAACTGGAACCGCTGCAGGGCGAAGAGCACCCCCTCGGCGATGCCCCACGTGATCGCCCAGGCGCCTGCGGCCAGCAGCAACGGTGCGATGACGACGCCGATCGCACCCAGCGCACCGCCCTTCGGCCGTGGATCTCGGCGGACGAGCGCGAGCACCAGGCCCATCGCGCTCAGCGCGGCGAGTATCACCAGCGGCAGGCCGTAGACGAGGCCGTCGACCCACTCGCGGGGTGCGACGCGGTAGATCCACGTCAGCGTCACGGGGAAGAACGCGGCGATGAGCGGTGCGATCATGAACGCGCCGACGACGATCAGTCCGGCTGAACTCCAGACGCCGGTCAGGACGACGACG
Coding sequences within:
- a CDS encoding acyl-CoA dehydrogenase family protein yields the protein MVDAAVRPKTTRPHADNADANLQFDVARVTDLLMGTWADTRREARELIKDSAFWRDDELGKDEHRERVLSQLHLLVENKAVHRAFPKSLGGEENNGGNIAGFEELVVADPSLQIKSGVQWGLFGSAILQLGTTEHHEKWLPGVMDLSIPGAFAMTEIGHGSDVAAVGTTATYDASTQEFVINTPFRGATKEYLGNAALHGVAATVFAQLITNGVNHGVHCFYVPLRGEDGVDLPGIGREDDGLKGGLNGIDNGRLSFDHIRIPRTNLLNKYGDVAADGTYSSAIDSPGRRFFTMLGTLVQGRVSLDGAASWASALGLKIAITYATQRRQFDGADGQEVVLMDYGKHQRRLLPRLATTYAQIFAHDEFLQKFDGVFSGRTDTPDDREDLETLAAALKPLSTWHALDTLQEAREACGGAGFMFENRLVGLRADLDIYVTFEGDNNVLLQLVGKRLLTDYAQQFTGKDAAALAKFAVGMTAGKLFHGAGLRQFGQSVVDLGQVSRSVENGLREEQQHLLLAERVQQMVADIAGRLRPAGKDKVLGAKLFNENQAELIEAARAHAELLQWEAFTDAVHRVEEADTKKVLTWLRDLFGLQLIEKHLAWHLINGRLSTQRAAAVSRYIDRLCARLRPYALDLVDAFGYEPEHVRAPIASGAERERQDEAREYYAALAASGEAPVLEKTLKKNAKR